Proteins from one Bradyrhizobium roseum genomic window:
- a CDS encoding HNH endonuclease, producing the protein MFAANPALVLNADFQPLSYFPLSLFHWEDAIKAVVKGSHVIVAEYDQVVRSPSTAMRLPSVIALREYVRAPVRVAFTRFNVFLRDRFRCQYCGDQQLRGELTFDHVIPRADGGQACWTNIVAACSPCNTRKDRFHLKPLRRPFEPTRHDLMAAQRLFPPNFLHETWRDYLYWDVELEK; encoded by the coding sequence ATGTTTGCCGCAAATCCAGCCCTTGTCCTCAACGCCGACTTCCAGCCGCTGAGCTATTTCCCGTTGTCGCTCTTCCATTGGGAAGACGCCATCAAGGCAGTGGTGAAGGGATCGCATGTCATCGTTGCGGAATACGACCAGGTGGTCCGCAGCCCGTCGACGGCGATGCGACTGCCGTCGGTCATCGCGTTGCGTGAGTACGTGCGGGCGCCGGTTCGCGTCGCCTTCACGCGGTTCAACGTTTTTCTTCGCGACCGCTTCCGTTGCCAGTACTGCGGCGACCAGCAGCTTCGGGGCGAACTGACGTTCGACCATGTCATCCCGCGTGCGGACGGCGGCCAGGCGTGCTGGACCAACATCGTGGCGGCCTGCAGTCCCTGCAACACGCGCAAGGACCGCTTCCACCTCAAGCCGCTGCGCAGGCCGTTCGAGCCGACGCGGCACGACCTGATGGCGGCCCAGCGTCTGTTCCCGCCAAACTTTCTGCACGAGACCTGGCGGGACTATCTGTACTGGGACGTCGAACTCGAGAAGTAA
- a CDS encoding RtcB family protein — protein sequence MRSDPYQERARQLAIEAGVDPDSRVGEGRGQPAWCLYRDAARKEHLARETDAAAADIVNLRPQDERYKNSPLKIFGQHEDVTVAQMRNCMSVGNVVAGVICADGHLGYAQPVGGVIAYEKQVSISGVGFDIGCGNMAVRLDTPFSAIEGRVGEIIHDVQKVISFGVGRTNDERVEHELFDDGDAWRESDMGAYRQKAVSQLGTVGSGNHYVDLMRDEAGLVWIGVHFGSRGLGHTSATRYLKAAGGKDGMNVPPAVVDEDSELGRRYIAAMELAGRYSYAGRKWVVERVRKIIGGAVTDMVHNHHNYAWRENHGGRDLWVVRKGATPAFPGQRGFVGGSMGDDAVILEGVDSAEARASLYSTVHGAGRLFGRKEAKRRFTRAEMDAWLQQRGVTLVGADLDESPMAYRRLPEVLAQHAGSVKVLHTLRPFAVAMAGEGEFDPFKD from the coding sequence ATGCGATCAGATCCATATCAGGAGCGAGCCCGTCAACTGGCGATCGAAGCCGGCGTCGATCCGGATTCCCGTGTCGGTGAGGGCCGCGGACAGCCGGCCTGGTGCCTTTACCGCGACGCCGCCCGCAAGGAACATCTGGCGCGCGAAACCGACGCGGCCGCTGCCGATATCGTCAACCTGCGTCCGCAGGACGAGCGGTACAAGAATTCGCCTCTCAAGATCTTTGGCCAGCACGAGGACGTCACCGTGGCGCAGATGCGCAATTGCATGTCGGTCGGCAATGTCGTCGCCGGCGTGATCTGTGCCGATGGTCATCTGGGCTACGCCCAGCCGGTCGGCGGCGTAATCGCCTATGAGAAGCAGGTCAGCATCTCCGGCGTCGGCTTCGATATCGGATGCGGCAATATGGCGGTTCGGCTTGATACGCCCTTCAGCGCGATCGAGGGCCGCGTCGGTGAGATCATCCACGACGTTCAGAAGGTGATCTCGTTTGGTGTCGGCCGCACAAACGACGAGCGCGTCGAGCATGAACTGTTCGATGACGGCGACGCATGGCGGGAATCCGACATGGGCGCTTACCGGCAGAAAGCGGTCAGCCAACTCGGCACGGTCGGATCCGGCAATCACTACGTCGATCTCATGCGTGACGAGGCCGGCCTTGTCTGGATAGGCGTCCACTTCGGCAGCCGCGGGCTGGGTCACACCAGCGCGACTCGCTATCTCAAGGCTGCCGGCGGCAAGGACGGCATGAACGTCCCGCCGGCGGTGGTCGACGAGGATAGCGAGCTTGGCCGGCGATACATCGCTGCGATGGAATTGGCCGGTCGCTACTCCTATGCCGGCCGTAAATGGGTCGTCGAGCGCGTCCGCAAGATCATCGGCGGCGCCGTCACCGACATGGTGCACAACCACCACAACTATGCATGGCGGGAGAACCATGGAGGCCGGGACCTCTGGGTGGTGCGGAAGGGTGCGACCCCCGCATTCCCCGGTCAGCGGGGCTTTGTCGGCGGCTCGATGGGCGATGATGCCGTCATCCTCGAGGGTGTCGATAGCGCGGAAGCGCGGGCGTCGCTTTACTCGACGGTGCATGGCGCGGGCCGCCTGTTCGGCCGAAAGGAGGCCAAGCGCCGCTTCACCCGTGCCGAGATGGATGCGTGGCTCCAGCAGCGCGGAGTCACGCTGGTGGGCGCTGACCTCGACGAAAGTCCGATGGCCTACCGTCGCCTTCCGGAGGTGCTGGCGCAGCATGCCGGCAGCGTGAAGGTGCTGCATACGCTGCGGCCTTTCGCGGTGGCGATGGCCGGCGAGGGTGAGTTCGATCCATTCAAGGACTGA
- a CDS encoding MarR family winged helix-turn-helix transcriptional regulator codes for MHQIHVALFQQACGAFEITPLQYSLLSALAARKTADQTTLAADIALDRTTTTGALKRLAARSFVEIAVDDTDRRARLCKLTPAGAALLAKIEASARAAHRATLDNLSEREQTAFIDMMQRIVAAHSDSDSATALFD; via the coding sequence ATGCACCAGATTCACGTCGCACTATTCCAGCAGGCCTGCGGCGCCTTCGAGATCACGCCGCTGCAATACAGCCTGCTTTCCGCGCTGGCGGCGCGAAAAACCGCTGATCAGACCACATTGGCGGCCGATATCGCGCTAGACCGCACAACGACGACCGGCGCGCTGAAGCGGCTGGCTGCGCGCAGCTTTGTCGAGATAGCCGTTGACGATACGGATCGCCGCGCGCGGCTTTGCAAATTGACACCAGCGGGTGCGGCGCTTCTGGCAAAGATCGAGGCGTCGGCGCGCGCCGCTCATCGCGCGACGCTGGATAATCTAAGTGAACGGGAACAGACTGCATTCATCGACATGATGCAGCGGATTGTCGCAGCGCATTCGGACAGCGACAGCGCCACAGCCCTGTTCGACTGA
- a CDS encoding amidohydrolase/deacetylase family metallohydrolase, which yields MSISATFDQLLRGGRVICPASGIDGIRDVAIRNGKIAAVQGDILPTSAREVIDVSGKLVLPGLIDTHAHVYQYVSGRFGMNPDMVGVQSGVTTLVDQGGPSCMTLPGFRHYIAEPSKSRVYAFLSAYLVGGLEGHYYPQLYSPDGVDIDATVKSATANPDLVRGIKAHAEIGGFARWGIRVIEMAAEIGRRTDLPVYVHFGQLWGLPESGTNGEDVDTILERVIPLLREGDVLAHPFTRHPGGFVNREGEVHPVIRAALDRGLKVDVGHGSHFSYRLAKKAIAAGIIPTTLGADIHGYNTHVPAPAGTPDQHEDEENHPFAGQAKFSLVQAMSSMMALGLTLEQVVPMVTSNPAMMLGRADEIGALKVGMDADVSVLGEKTGRFVLGDNEKNEVIAERLLQPAFCLRAGVRYEAVAPILPQAVAA from the coding sequence ATGTCGATCAGCGCCACCTTCGACCAGCTGCTGCGCGGCGGCCGCGTGATCTGTCCGGCCTCCGGCATCGATGGCATCCGCGATGTTGCAATCCGCAACGGCAAGATCGCGGCCGTGCAGGGCGACATCCTGCCGACGAGCGCGAGGGAGGTGATCGACGTCAGCGGCAAGCTGGTGTTGCCCGGCCTCATCGATACCCATGCGCACGTCTATCAATATGTCAGTGGCCGCTTCGGCATGAATCCCGACATGGTCGGCGTGCAATCCGGCGTGACGACATTGGTCGACCAGGGCGGTCCGTCCTGCATGACGCTGCCCGGCTTCCGGCACTACATCGCCGAGCCGTCGAAGTCGCGCGTCTATGCGTTCCTGTCGGCTTACCTCGTCGGCGGACTGGAGGGCCATTATTATCCGCAACTCTACAGTCCCGATGGCGTCGACATCGATGCCACCGTCAAGTCGGCCACGGCCAATCCCGACCTCGTGCGCGGCATCAAGGCCCATGCCGAGATCGGCGGCTTCGCGCGCTGGGGCATTCGCGTCATCGAAATGGCGGCCGAGATCGGGCGCCGCACCGATCTGCCGGTCTATGTGCATTTCGGCCAGCTCTGGGGCCTGCCCGAAAGCGGCACCAATGGCGAAGACGTCGATACGATCTTGGAGCGCGTGATCCCGTTGCTGCGCGAGGGCGACGTGCTGGCGCATCCGTTCACGCGCCATCCCGGTGGTTTTGTCAATCGCGAGGGCGAGGTGCATCCCGTGATCCGGGCGGCGCTCGATCGCGGCCTGAAGGTCGACGTCGGGCACGGCAGCCATTTCTCCTACCGGCTCGCCAAGAAGGCGATCGCCGCCGGCATCATTCCGACCACGCTCGGCGCCGACATTCACGGTTACAACACCCATGTGCCGGCGCCCGCCGGCACGCCCGACCAGCACGAGGACGAGGAGAACCATCCTTTCGCCGGGCAGGCCAAGTTCAGCCTGGTCCAGGCGATGAGTTCGATGATGGCGCTCGGCCTCACGCTCGAGCAGGTCGTGCCGATGGTCACATCGAACCCGGCCATGATGCTGGGCCGTGCCGATGAAATCGGCGCACTCAAGGTCGGCATGGATGCGGATGTCTCCGTGCTGGGAGAGAAAACCGGCAGGTTCGTCCTTGGCGACAACGAAAAGAACGAAGTCATCGCCGAGCGCCTTCTGCAGCCGGCATTCTGTCTCCGTGCGGGTGTGCGTTACGAGGCGGTGGCGCCCATTCTGCCGCAGGCCGTTGCGGCATAG
- a CDS encoding xanthine dehydrogenase family protein molybdopterin-binding subunit: MRGRGQFVADIRLVGLQDVAFVRSPLAHALIRGILVPERYRGSVFTAADLAGIHPIRAVSGLPGFKISEQPVLATGKVRQVGELVAMCVAPTRAEAEDIAAAVTLDLEELPAVYDMRKARKPGSALVHEHWGDNVFLETNFEVDISSALDAPIKVTREISTARQCMSPLEGRGVVATFDHRLDQLTLYSSAQMPHITRSGLAECLGIEHGRIRIVSPDVGGGFGHKGILLPEEVCLSWLTMHRGHPVRWTEDRREHLTASSNCREHHYSITVYADRDGRLRGIDCEATVDSGAYSSYPFSACLEAAQVASILPGPYLMPAYRCRTFSVATNKCPILPYRGVARTGVCFALELMLDLVAAEAGLEPGEVRLRNLVRPEQMPFDNITNKHFDSGDYPEAMRRALAAIDVDGVRARQRKGEADGRRIGVGVSIYCEQAAHGTSVYSGWGIPMVPGHEQASARLTPDGGLELRVGVHSHGQGMETTLAQVAHEMLGVDVAKVRIILGDTAMTPYSTGTWGSRSMVMAGGAVATACGELGERVKKIGAKLLQHDFSAVVLQNGEVHGVNGSVTLQAIAHTWYRRPQDLPPDVDPGGLEVTSGYKPQRDTGTFSYAAHAAVVAVDPGIGEIEILDYVIVEDGGVLVNPMVVDGQIYGGLAQGIGTALYEEMPFDASGQPLATTLADYLLPGPTEVPSPRLDHMETPSPYTQFGVKGIGEGGAIAPPAAIVNALNDALRPLGVELMQSPVTPYRVVEAILAARDAERPAA, encoded by the coding sequence ATGCGTGGTCGCGGCCAGTTCGTGGCCGACATCCGCCTCGTCGGTCTGCAGGACGTCGCCTTCGTGCGCAGTCCTCTTGCGCATGCGCTGATCCGCGGCATTCTGGTGCCGGAGCGCTATCGCGGCAGCGTCTTCACGGCGGCCGATCTCGCCGGTATCCATCCGATCCGCGCCGTCTCGGGGCTGCCGGGCTTCAAGATTTCCGAGCAGCCGGTGCTTGCCACCGGCAAGGTGCGGCAGGTTGGTGAACTCGTCGCCATGTGCGTGGCGCCGACACGCGCCGAAGCCGAGGACATCGCGGCGGCGGTGACGCTAGATCTGGAGGAACTTCCCGCCGTCTACGACATGCGCAAGGCGCGCAAGCCGGGCTCGGCGCTGGTGCACGAGCATTGGGGCGACAATGTCTTCCTCGAAACCAATTTCGAGGTCGACATCTCCAGCGCGCTGGATGCGCCGATCAAGGTGACGCGCGAGATATCGACGGCGCGGCAGTGCATGTCGCCGCTGGAAGGCCGTGGCGTGGTGGCGACCTTTGATCACCGCCTCGACCAGCTCACGCTCTATTCCTCGGCCCAGATGCCGCATATCACGCGCAGCGGGCTCGCCGAATGCCTCGGCATCGAGCACGGCCGCATCCGCATCGTGTCGCCCGATGTCGGCGGCGGTTTCGGGCACAAGGGCATCCTGCTGCCGGAGGAGGTCTGTCTTTCCTGGCTGACGATGCATCGCGGTCATCCGGTGCGATGGACCGAGGATCGCCGCGAGCATCTCACCGCCAGCTCCAATTGCCGCGAGCACCACTACAGCATCACCGTGTATGCCGATCGCGATGGCCGATTGCGCGGCATCGACTGCGAAGCGACAGTCGATTCCGGCGCGTACTCGTCCTATCCGTTCTCGGCGTGCCTGGAGGCGGCGCAGGTCGCCAGCATCCTGCCGGGACCCTATCTGATGCCGGCCTATCGCTGCCGGACCTTTTCGGTCGCGACCAACAAGTGTCCCATTCTGCCTTACCGCGGCGTTGCCCGCACCGGGGTGTGCTTCGCGCTGGAACTGATGCTCGATCTGGTCGCGGCTGAAGCGGGGCTGGAGCCCGGGGAAGTGCGGCTGCGCAATCTGGTCCGCCCCGAACAGATGCCGTTCGACAACATCACCAACAAGCATTTTGACAGCGGCGACTATCCGGAGGCGATGCGGCGGGCGCTTGCGGCTATCGACGTTGACGGTGTCCGCGCGCGCCAGCGCAAGGGCGAAGCGGACGGTCGCCGGATCGGCGTCGGCGTCTCGATCTATTGCGAGCAGGCCGCGCACGGGACGTCGGTCTATTCTGGCTGGGGCATCCCGATGGTGCCGGGCCATGAACAGGCTTCCGCGCGGCTGACGCCGGATGGCGGCCTTGAGCTTAGGGTCGGCGTGCATTCGCACGGGCAGGGCATGGAGACGACGCTGGCCCAGGTCGCGCACGAAATGCTCGGCGTCGATGTCGCCAAAGTGCGCATCATCCTCGGCGACACCGCGATGACGCCGTACTCCACCGGCACCTGGGGCTCGCGCTCGATGGTGATGGCGGGCGGCGCGGTCGCTACCGCCTGCGGCGAGTTGGGTGAACGCGTCAAGAAAATCGGCGCCAAGCTGCTGCAGCACGATTTTTCGGCGGTGGTGCTGCAGAACGGCGAGGTGCATGGCGTCAACGGCAGCGTCACCTTGCAGGCCATCGCACACACCTGGTATCGCCGTCCGCAGGACCTGCCGCCCGATGTCGATCCCGGTGGGTTGGAGGTGACGTCCGGCTATAAGCCGCAACGCGATACCGGCACCTTCAGCTATGCCGCCCATGCCGCGGTGGTCGCGGTCGATCCTGGCATCGGCGAGATCGAGATCCTCGATTATGTCATCGTCGAGGACGGCGGCGTGCTGGTCAATCCGATGGTGGTGGACGGCCAGATTTATGGCGGCCTCGCGCAGGGTATCGGCACCGCGCTGTACGAGGAGATGCCTTTCGACGCCTCCGGCCAGCCGCTCGCCACGACGCTTGCCGATTATCTGTTGCCGGGGCCGACGGAGGTGCCGTCGCCGCGTCTCGATCACATGGAGACGCCGTCGCCCTATACCCAGTTCGGCGTCAAGGGCATCGGCGAGGGCGGCGCGATCGCGCCGCCGGCCGCGATCGTCAACGCGCTCAACGACGCGCTACGGCCGCTCGGGGTCGAGTTGATGCAATCGCCCGTGACGCCATACCGCGTCGTCGAGGCGATCCTGGCCGCGCGCGATGCAGAAAGGCCTGCTGCATGA
- a CDS encoding FAD binding domain-containing protein encodes MKPAPFGYERPRDLPAALAVLSQAHDSAKIIAGGQSLGPMLNLRLVEPQVIVDITALAELKQAERHGDELVLGACVTHADIEDGRTPDVTRGAMRAVAANIAYRAVRNRGTVGGSLSHADPAADWVSALSALDAKLTLRSSAGPRTLAMADFVVGALESALRAGEIVETVHVPARPASAHWGYVKSCRKTGEFAHAIGAVLIDPSAGTARIVIGAIDAAPIVITDAAQLFGGRIAGDYKDRFDARVADGILAKAGVCNAAHRHIHVSVLKRAVREAVA; translated from the coding sequence ATGAAACCGGCGCCGTTCGGCTATGAACGTCCCCGCGATCTGCCGGCCGCGCTCGCTGTGCTGAGCCAGGCGCACGATTCCGCCAAGATCATCGCCGGTGGCCAATCGCTGGGGCCGATGCTCAACCTGCGGCTGGTGGAGCCGCAAGTGATCGTCGACATCACCGCGCTTGCCGAACTCAAGCAGGCCGAGCGCCACGGCGACGAACTCGTGCTAGGGGCCTGCGTCACCCACGCCGATATCGAGGATGGACGTACGCCTGATGTCACGCGCGGCGCGATGCGGGCTGTTGCCGCCAATATCGCGTATCGCGCCGTTCGCAACCGCGGCACGGTTGGTGGATCGCTCAGCCATGCCGATCCAGCGGCAGACTGGGTTTCCGCACTCTCGGCGTTGGATGCAAAATTGACGCTGCGCAGCAGCGCTGGTCCGCGCACGCTCGCGATGGCGGATTTTGTCGTCGGCGCGCTCGAAAGCGCGTTGCGCGCCGGCGAGATTGTCGAGACGGTCCACGTTCCGGCAAGGCCGGCGTCGGCGCATTGGGGCTACGTCAAGAGTTGCCGCAAGACCGGCGAGTTCGCACATGCGATCGGCGCGGTCCTGATCGACCCGAGCGCCGGCACGGCCCGCATCGTGATCGGCGCGATTGATGCCGCGCCGATCGTCATCACCGATGCCGCACAGCTGTTCGGTGGGCGCATCGCCGGTGACTACAAGGATCGCTTCGATGCGCGCGTCGCCGACGGCATTTTGGCCAAGGCCGGCGTCTGCAACGCGGCCCACCGTCATATTCATGTGAGTGTGCTGAAGCGAGCCGTCCGCGAGGCTGTCGCATGA
- a CDS encoding xanthine dehydrogenase family Fe-S subunit, translating into MSMIELSVNRRPVRIAAEPRTNLADFVRDKLDLTGTHLGCEHGVCGACTVLVDGVPARSCITYAVACEGADITTIEGLDEDGVTTELRAAFTREHALQCGYCTPGMLVSARDLVLRLPDADERAIRVGLSGNLCRCTGYVGIVRAVQSVIEARRARDIAPEPDGGRKMLGPVGSGRSVHRGADGVGPAHEQSPSEAASSVSAIADFIPATVLAEHFTVAHPPERVFAMFDDIAAVAACLPGASLRGPPTPARVEGAIRVKMGPIAATFQGAARVERNVADMSGRIVGIGNDRRSRSSTQGEIRYRLVPAGQGTRVDLSIGYTLTGMLAQVGRPGLVRDLAARLIAEFAGNLDRRLSGAPANAVPAELNGMALVLGSLRAQFARWLGREAG; encoded by the coding sequence ATGAGCATGATTGAACTCAGCGTCAACCGGCGCCCGGTGCGGATAGCGGCGGAGCCGCGCACCAATCTCGCGGATTTCGTCCGCGACAAGCTCGACCTTACCGGGACGCATCTCGGGTGCGAACACGGCGTCTGCGGCGCGTGTACGGTGCTGGTCGACGGCGTGCCGGCGCGCTCGTGCATCACCTATGCCGTGGCCTGCGAAGGCGCAGATATCACCACGATCGAAGGCCTCGACGAGGACGGCGTGACGACGGAGCTTCGCGCGGCCTTCACCCGCGAGCATGCGTTGCAGTGCGGCTATTGCACGCCTGGAATGCTGGTCTCGGCGCGAGATCTCGTGCTGCGCCTGCCGGATGCCGATGAGCGCGCCATCAGGGTCGGATTGAGCGGGAATCTTTGCCGCTGCACCGGTTATGTCGGTATTGTGCGGGCGGTGCAGTCCGTGATCGAAGCGCGGCGTGCGCGCGATATCGCGCCCGAACCGGACGGTGGGCGAAAGATGTTGGGGCCGGTCGGCTCGGGTCGAAGCGTGCATCGCGGTGCGGACGGTGTCGGGCCGGCGCACGAACAGAGCCCGTCCGAGGCGGCCAGTTCGGTCAGCGCAATTGCGGACTTCATCCCGGCCACCGTTCTGGCGGAGCATTTCACCGTCGCGCATCCGCCCGAACGGGTGTTTGCGATGTTCGACGATATCGCCGCCGTCGCCGCCTGCCTTCCCGGCGCGTCGTTGAGGGGACCGCCGACGCCAGCGCGCGTCGAGGGGGCCATTCGCGTGAAGATGGGCCCGATTGCCGCGACGTTCCAGGGGGCTGCGCGCGTCGAGCGCAACGTGGCCGACATGTCGGGCCGCATCGTCGGCATCGGCAACGACCGGCGCAGCCGCTCCTCGACGCAAGGCGAAATCCGCTACCGGCTGGTGCCGGCCGGACAGGGGACGCGCGTCGATCTTTCGATCGGATACACGCTCACGGGCATGCTGGCGCAGGTCGGAAGGCCGGGGCTGGTGCGCGATCTCGCGGCGCGATTGATCGCGGAATTCGCCGGCAATCTCGATCGACGGCTGTCCGGTGCGCCGGCCAATGCCGTGCCGGCCGAACTGAATGGGATGGCGCTGGTGCTTGGCTCGCTGCGCGCGCAGTTCGCACGATGGCTTGGCCGCGAGGCGGGATGA
- a CDS encoding ABC transporter substrate-binding protein, with translation MKRTLKIVPAIALAVAFMGGVAEAQTIKIGVNEPLTGAFAASGTYVVNGAKIAADEINAKGGILGKKLELVIEDNKSNPTEAAAVAEKLITSDKVPVMMGAWGSSLTLAVMPKLMEYEVPMVVETSSSGKITTTGNPFIFRISPPSAIEAAAFKGIVDKLELKKVDFLVINNDWGRGTAEDFSKMMKEKGITVGSIETMDQGAQDMSAQLSKLKGTDSETIIVTTAVDQLTLIFKQAAALGLKKRIITTGGSQNPDQIIAQAGAAANGTMHLTTFLPWFPDKTPNPEATNYFIAEWKKRGFDFAGCTESFRGYDGIRTAAAAIEKAGKAEPAAIKAALWDINIKGLNGDIVFKKSGPAGKESGQSQPNVYLIEITDGKIGMKTL, from the coding sequence ATGAAACGGACCTTAAAAATTGTTCCGGCGATCGCGCTGGCGGTTGCCTTCATGGGCGGGGTGGCGGAGGCTCAGACCATCAAGATCGGCGTCAATGAGCCGCTCACCGGCGCATTCGCCGCGTCCGGCACCTACGTCGTCAACGGCGCAAAAATCGCTGCCGACGAGATCAACGCCAAGGGCGGCATCCTCGGCAAGAAGCTCGAACTCGTCATCGAAGACAACAAGAGCAACCCGACGGAGGCCGCCGCCGTCGCGGAAAAGCTGATCACCAGCGACAAGGTGCCGGTGATGATGGGCGCGTGGGGTTCCAGCCTGACGCTGGCCGTGATGCCCAAGTTGATGGAATATGAGGTGCCGATGGTGGTGGAGACCTCCTCGTCGGGCAAGATCACCACGACCGGCAATCCCTTCATCTTCCGCATCTCGCCGCCGTCGGCGATCGAGGCCGCGGCGTTCAAGGGGATCGTCGACAAGCTCGAGCTGAAAAAGGTCGATTTTCTGGTCATCAACAACGACTGGGGTCGCGGCACCGCCGAAGACTTCAGCAAGATGATGAAGGAGAAGGGGATCACGGTCGGGTCCATCGAGACCATGGACCAGGGCGCCCAGGACATGAGCGCGCAGCTTTCGAAGCTGAAGGGCACCGATTCCGAGACCATCATCGTGACGACCGCGGTTGATCAGTTGACGCTGATCTTCAAACAGGCCGCCGCCCTCGGCCTGAAGAAGCGCATCATCACCACGGGCGGCTCGCAGAATCCCGACCAGATCATCGCGCAGGCGGGGGCCGCCGCCAACGGCACCATGCACCTGACGACGTTCCTGCCCTGGTTCCCCGACAAGACCCCGAACCCGGAAGCGACCAACTACTTCATCGCCGAATGGAAGAAGCGCGGCTTCGACTTCGCCGGCTGCACCGAGAGTTTTCGCGGCTATGACGGCATCCGCACGGCGGCGGCAGCGATCGAGAAGGCGGGCAAGGCGGAGCCTGCCGCGATCAAGGCGGCGCTGTGGGACATCAACATCAAGGGCCTGAACGGTGACATCGTGTTCAAGAAATCCGGCCCTGCAGGCAAGGAAAGCGGCCAGAGCCAGCCCAACGTCTACCTGATCGAAATCACCGACGGCAAGATCGGCATGAAGACGCTTTGA
- a CDS encoding branched-chain amino acid ABC transporter permease, with translation MSQFLQHLINMLVLGGTYALLGIGLTLIFGIMNVVNFTHGVLYTFGAYIMFIVVHQLGVNFFLALPLAVVAGWLLGAAIELTLLRPLRGSDIDTTMLVMIGAWIAMQSGALWIWGGVAKSVATPFPEAPLVLGPVSVSWLRLFVLASAAMLIVVTYLLINKTKLGGAMRATFQDRDTASLMGVNVDLIYTSTFAIGSSLAAAAGALLGPVYVIFPQMGDLAAVKAFAIVILGGLGNITGAVIGGFILALAEELGAGYVSSGYRDAMGFLIIIAVLIFKPTGLFARSERVG, from the coding sequence TTGAGCCAGTTTCTGCAACATCTGATCAACATGCTGGTGCTCGGCGGCACCTATGCGCTGCTCGGCATCGGGCTGACGTTGATCTTCGGCATCATGAACGTGGTGAATTTCACGCATGGGGTGCTGTACACGTTCGGCGCCTACATCATGTTCATCGTGGTGCACCAGCTGGGCGTCAACTTCTTCCTGGCGCTGCCGCTTGCCGTCGTGGCCGGCTGGCTCCTCGGCGCGGCGATCGAACTGACCTTGTTGCGGCCGCTGCGGGGTTCGGACATCGACACGACTATGCTGGTCATGATCGGCGCCTGGATCGCGATGCAGTCCGGCGCGCTGTGGATTTGGGGCGGCGTGGCTAAATCGGTGGCGACGCCGTTTCCCGAAGCGCCGCTGGTGCTGGGGCCGGTCTCGGTGTCATGGCTGCGGCTGTTCGTGCTTGCTTCGGCGGCGATGCTGATCGTCGTGACCTATCTTTTGATCAACAAGACAAAACTCGGCGGAGCGATGCGGGCGACGTTCCAGGACCGGGACACCGCCTCGCTGATGGGCGTTAACGTCGACCTCATCTACACCTCGACATTCGCAATCGGCTCCAGCCTTGCCGCTGCCGCCGGCGCGCTGCTGGGGCCGGTCTACGTCATCTTCCCGCAGATGGGCGATCTCGCCGCCGTCAAGGCGTTTGCGATCGTGATCCTCGGCGGGCTCGGAAATATCACCGGCGCCGTCATCGGCGGGTTCATCCTGGCGCTCGCTGAGGAACTGGGCGCTGGCTACGTCTCTTCCGGATACCGCGATGCCATGGGTTTCCTCATCATCATTGCGGTCCTGATCTTCAAGCCGACCGGGCTTTTCGCGCGCTCGGAGCGCGTCGGATGA